The genomic interval TGCATCACCGTAAAGTTGCCCCGAATAGGTGCCTGTGTATTCCTGAAGCGGCACACTAGGAGAGGTGTTATCGTATTTTTCGGCAGGCGTAGGTTCCTTCTTGCGGGCAGGTTCGTCCTTGTGGGGACGGTTCCGGTCGAGGATAAATGCGCTCCAGTCTTTATCAATTCCACCAAGCATCACGTCGAGCGTTTGGTATATCAAAGGATAGTACAGGCTTGAATTTTTGTTGGTGAGGATAACGAAACCCAGATTTTCGTCAGGAACCAGGCAGGTGTAGGAAATCATGCCGTCGTAGCCGCCGCTGTGGCTAACTATTTTATGTCCCAGATAGTTGTTCAAACCCCAGCCCAGCCCATAAGATTTAAAAAAGGTGGTAGGCCAGGTTTTTTCAGAAAACCCTGACACATTCTGCACGGTGTTTTGGCTCCACATCTCGCGGCTTCGTGCCGGACTAAATATGGTGTCGTCCTTCACGATGCCATGGTTGAGCTGCAGCATCAGCCATTGCGACATATCGTGCACACTCGAAATGATTGCTCCGGCGGCTGCCACGTTGTCCCAGTTCAGATATTCGATGGTGACGACTTCATCATTAAAATCAGTATGTGGCGTGGCTACGTTTTCAAATTTGTCGAGCTGTGTGGTGGAGGTGATGGAGCGGGTCATGTGAAGCGGCTCAAAAAAGTGCTCACGGATAAAGTCGTCCCAGCTTTTGCCGGTCACCGCCGGAATAATTTCGCCGGCAGCGATGTACATGATGTTGGAGTATCCGAAGTTTTCGCGGAAGCCATACATTGGTTTCAGAAAACGGGCACGTTCTATCACTTCGCGCCGGCTGTAGGTGCTGCCGTACCAGATTAGGTCGCCGCTAAAAGTGGCCAGTCCGCTGCGGTGCGTCAGCAGGTCGCGGATGGTCATGTGCGCGGTGACGTATGGATCGTACATTCTGAACCAGGGCAGATATTCTGTTACGGGGTCGTCCCAATGGATAAGCCCTTCATCAACAAGAATAGCCAGCGCGGCTGCGGTAAAAGCTTTGGTGTTGGAAGCTACCGCAAACATTGTGTTTTGGTCTGTGGTGCCACCGCTGTTGATGTCGCGTTGTCCGTAGCCTTTCTCGAAAACAATTTGGCCATTTTTTACGATAGCCACCGCCAGCGCCGGAACTTCCCAGTCGACGCGCGCCTTGGCATAATAATCGTCGAGCGTGGAAAGTTGTTTATTTAAATTGTCCTTCTGTGCATGAATGCCGGGCGCAAAAGCCAGCAAGCCTGCAAATATCATAAGGAAAGCTTGCGTTAAGAACCGATTTTTCATTATGAAAATATTAGTTTTTCGATGGTGAATTGTTTTCTATTTTGCGCATGAGTCGTGGCATAATTTCACCAGCCTTTCCACCCAGATAAATGTCGGTGATGGCATTGGTATAGTGCGATGGCTCGGGATTTATCTCAATGATCGTTGCTCCGCTTTGTTTGGCGATCACGGGAATCTGGCTGGCAGGCATTACCTCACCTGTGGATCCTATGATCACAAGAACGTCGGCTATGCGCGCTGCTGCCTGCGATTGCTGAAAGGCGTCCACGGGGATGGCTTCGCCAAAAAAGATAAAGTCGGGTTTAAGAAGTCCACCGCAGTGTTGACATTTGGGAGGTAAAACTTCAAGATCTACCTCGCCGGCAGGGTAATGCCGATCGCATTTCGTGCAACGAAGAATCTGCGAATTTCCATGAAACTCGTGGATGATGGTGTTGCCGGCTTCCTGGTGCAGGTTGTCGATATTTTGAGTGACGATGCAGCGAAGCAATCCCATCTGTTCTAATTTTGCCAGTGCCAGGTGGGCAGCGTTGGGCTTGGCTTTGCCAAAGAAATCGTAAAATATCTCCTTGATGACACGCCACGAATCCAGTGGGTTTTGATAAAAATATCCCAGGTCGAGCACTTGCGGGTCATATTTCTGCCAGAGACCTGAGGGGCCTCTGAATGGCGGGATGCCACTTTCGACAGAAACGCCGGCACCTGTGAATGCAATAAGGTTTTCGGCTGTTCGCATCAACTGCGCAGCCTTTAGAAGTCGTCGTTCGAGTGTAGGCATGAATGTTTGTATTTTGGATGTTCTTGCAAAGGTATTGAAAAAAGGAAAGTAATCTCCGACAATATGTTTCATAGGCATCATCCCCGGTAATTTAGTGTCTGAGCATAAAGTTGATTTTTTTAAAACAAAAATCAAAATTCAAATATCCGTAACAGTTTTGGCTATTGAGTTTTAAAATGTTGAAATTTATTGGTAAAGTGCCGTAGTTGATGTAAAAGACAAACTTTTCGTTTTAATTAGCATAATTCGCTTTAATTCTTGGATAAAACAATCAGCCAGATTATTTACTTTTGCCTCCAATCATAAAATAACATTATTTTGAATATCGATCCTAAGCTGAAACCGTTGCTGCTGGAGTATCTCACTGGCTTCGTGAGCGACAACAAGCGCGCTAAGTTTGAGGCCATTGTACAGCAACGCACACGCTACATCACCGTGGTGCTCGAAGATCTCTACCAGCCGCACAATGCCAGCGCCGTGCTTCGCAGTTGCGACTGTTTCGGAATACAGGATGTGCACATCATCGAAAACGCCAACGCCTACGAAGTGAATCCCGATGTAGCGCTCGGTTCCTCCAAATGGCTTGACCTGATCCGCTACAACGCTACCGAAAATAATACGCCGGAAGCCATTGCTACACTCAAAAGCAAAGGTTACCGCATTGTGGCCACAACGCCCCACCAGCACGAGGTAACGCTGCAAAAGCTTGATCTGAACAAAGGGCCGGTGGCACTGTTTTTTGGTACTGAGATGCGGGGCCTCACACCGGATGCGCTTGCCGGCGCCGACGAGTTTATGATTATCCCCATGTATGGATTTACCGAGAGTTTCAATATTTCTGTCTCGGTAGCGCTCAGCCTTTTTCATTTAACCGGAGAACTTCGGAACTCAACCATCCCATGGCAGCTGAGCAACGAAGAGCAGATTGATACAAAGCTCGAATGGGTGCGAAGGGCGGTAAAAAGCAGCGAAGGACTGATTAAAGAATTTTTAAGAAAACAGGCTGTAAAATAAATCTGTTTGCTGCTTGGTGAAAGTGAGTTTTCGGAAAAAGCAATTACCTTTGCAGCTATCAAAATTGTATTAATTATTAACAAAAATAAAGTACTATGGGAAAAGGCGACATGAAAACCAAGCGTGGTAAACGCATCCGTGGCTCCTACGGCAAAGTCCGCCCGCGGCAGCAGCAATCGGTGGTAAAACAAACCGAAAAACATTTGATGAGTGAGCATCTGATCGAGGAAGTGGCAGTGCCGGAAGCAGCCAAAAAAGAGACTAAGAAAGCGATGGAGGAAAAGGCAGCACCGGTAGCAGCCAAAAAAGAGACTAAGAAAGCGGTGGAGGAAAAGGCAGTGCCGGAAGCAGCCAAAAAAGAGACTAAGAAAGCGATAGAGGAAAAGGCAGCGCCGGAAGAAGCTAAAAAAGAGACTAAAAAAGCGGCAGAGGAAAAGGTAGCACCGGAAGCAGCTAAAAAAGAGACCAAGAAAGCCGTAGAGGAAAAGGCAGTGCCGGAAGCAGCCAAAAAAGAGACCAAGAAAGCGGTAGAGGAAAAGGCAGTGCCAGAAGAAGCCAAAGAAGAGACTAAGAAAACGACGAAGAAAGAACCGGACAAAGAGAAATAAATCTTGGTCACGATACAAATTAATGGCAGGAAGCTCCGAGGTATTCTGCCATTTTTTTGTATGTTTTGCCGCGCTCTTCAAAGTTGGTAAACTCATCGTAGCTTGCAGCTGCAGGCGAGAGCAGGCACGCCCTTCCCGTCGGAATTTTATCGAAGTACCGCGCTATCTCATCAAATTTTTCTACCACCACCATTTCCTGATCACTTCTGCAATGTGGCACAAAAAGTTGCGCCATGCGGCGGCCTGCTGCTCCGGTAAATACAAGAAGTTGCACATTGGATTTTGCCAAAAATTCAGCCAGAACCCCATAATTTATTCCCCTATCAAAACCGCCCAGAATAAGCATGTAAGTTTTATCAATGGTTTTTACGGCTTCGATGGTCGACTCTGGAATGGTGGAGATGGAATCGTTATAAAAATCACGCCCACAAAAGTTACCCACCCATTCCAGGCGATGTTCCAGTGACTGGAAAGTGCTGATGCCCAAATTGATTTCAGCCTCGGAAAGTCCCGCCAGCTGGCAGGCCTGGCGTGCAGCAGCTATGTTTTTTTTGTTGTGATTTCCGACCAGCGTTCCCGATCGTTCATCCCTTTCAGCAGTAGGATCAATCGGATGCAAACGTGCAGCATGTGACAACATGTGCAGCTGTTGGAAAATGCGCTCATTTTCTTTATCAAAAATAAGATGATCCTGCTGGTTTTGATAGCGCACAATATTCATCTTAGCACTGACATAAGCATCCATCCCACCAAAATAATCGAGATGTTCCTCAAAAAAATTTAGTAGGATTGCGATATGCGGCGCATGATGAACATACTCCAATTGGTGCGCCGAAAGCTCAAATACAATCAGCGTTTGGGCATTTATTTTATCAATAAAATCAAAAGCTGGTTTGCCAATATTTCCGACCAATACTGCATCGCGCCCTGCCTTATTCAAAATATGGGAAATAAGACTGCTGGTGGTGCTTTTTCCTTTGGTTCCGGTGATGCCAATAATCTGCCGGCCATAACATTCCAAAAATAATCCGGCTTGCGAGAGCAAAACCTTCCCGTGCAGCATGTGCTTATGGCTACTAAGTTGCACCCCCGGCGATTTTATGATCACATCATAAACCTTGATAGCGTCGAGGTAGTTTTCGCCCAGGTGTAGCGCAATGTTGCTATCACCGGCTATTGCTGTCGTATCGGAGTTTTCGTTTCGATCGGCTATGGCCAAAGGCAATTTGGGAAAATGATGTCGCAGGTAGCGGTAGGTGCTTTGTCCCTCGCGGCCAAATCCCAGCAGAAGCACTTTCCCACTTTGCAGGTACCGTTGGAGCAATGCTTTCATCGATAATTTTTCCTCAGCAGTTTTTCAAAGGTGGGATTTAGAAAATGATCGTTGTTGAAGTCGTCGAGCAGATGGTCAATTTGCCGGCTTACGGGCGCCATTACTTGCTTGTAGTGGCGAAGCAGTGTCGGCAGGTGCATACCGGCCATCGACTTTATGACCCGTTGCAGGGCTGCGTTCACCTCTTCCGTTGTGCCCACACACTCGAAAGGTTTTTCGGGTGCCAGTCCGGTGAGCTCATCAAAGGTGTATTTTAGGCTTTCGTCGTCGAGCAGGTGGTGCCCGAAAATAGAGATGAGCTTTTGCTGATTTATAAACGGTGACAGGATAATCCAGGTAAAGAGACACTTGGGGCACTGTCCGCACCAGGTGTCGGTGCGTCCGCCAACATTACAGCTATTGAAATGTCCGTAAAACTTTGGCCTCCGCGCAAAAAGCCTCGCTATCTGCAGCTCATTGAGCGGCCGCAGGAAACTGAAATAATTAAAATCAGGGCTGATGTGCGCATGAACATAATCCCGGAAATCTTTTTCAAATTCATAACTTTTCGAATATTGATGATTAATTTTTGTGCCGGGAATCGTGGGCTCGTTGGCGCTGGATTCGTTGGAGAGGGCAATATACCGCATGTTGCCAAGCCGCGCAGCCAGAAGCGTAACGAATGCAAGCATCGCCGAAAATGGAGTGTGCCCGTTGAGGTAGCCTTCGTCGTTGAGCAGCAGCAGGCGCGGGTCGATGGTGCGGTTGGCGGTAATTATAGCAGCGGGGTCGATGCCGGCGGCCTCGATGGTACCAAAAGCTGACGGAAGCGGATTGACCATAAATGGGCGCACCGCCATGTCTTCATTTTTCAGGATGTCAAGCGTTATGGCCGAATCTTTTCCGCCTCCCACCGGAACCAGAATGTCGTCGGTCGTGTCAAAATGAAAGCTGTCGAAATTTCGATCGCTCTCGCTTACAATCTCTACAAACTTATTGGGATGGGTTTCAATGCCGTTAGTATAAAAAAACTCGCCAAGTCCGTTGAACCATAATTTTTTCCACCAGGTGATTTGCTGTTTGTTCAGCGTGCCGGCTTTTACGATTACAAGCGGCGGGCAGGCAGCTTTCCAATAACTCAGCAATTCGATCATCCCGATATTAAAAATTATCGTCTCCAGGCCTTTGATGTCGGCAGGTAAATTTTCAAACGGAGCCAGCGGCATCGTCAGCGTCGGAGCGAAATGAATATCGCCGGCCATGCTAAACGAAAATCGGATTGTTAGTTGCTTGTTGTCTTTTTGAAATGTGAAACTTTCATAAACTAAAAATGGGTGTTTTTCGCGTAATTGATTGTACGTGTTGGTGTTATCAATTATATTCATGTTATTCATTTGACTGGTGATGAAATTAAATTTTGAAAATCAAAAATAGACAATTAATTTTGAGAAATGGAAAATTTAGATGACATCCTGCACATCAAGGGCAATAAAGTTAAGCCGGCACCCGGTAAGATATTGATTTCAGAGCCTTTCCTGTTCGATCACTACTTTAAGCGTTCGGTGGTTTTGCTGGCCGATCACAACAAAGAAGGTTCATTCGGAGTGATCATCAACAAGCCCATGGCGGTGGATTTCAATGAAGTTGTTAAAAATTTCCCCGGTTTCGGTGATGACCTTTACCTGGGCGGCCCCGTGAGCACAAGTAATTTATTTTACATACATACACTTGGCGATCAAATCATCGACAGCGTGCTCATCCGCAAAGGTTTGTATTGGGGTGGCGATGTGGAACGCATCAAAGAGCTACTTCTCCTCGGGCAGCTCAACAAGCACAACATCCGCTTTTTTGTCGGTTATGCCGGATGGATGCCGCGCCAGCTCGATATGGAACTCAAGCGCGATTCCTGGCTTGTCGCCGATATTACCACGCGCCAAATTATGCATGGCAGCGCAGAAAACCTGTGGAAAGATTCCCTGCTGCGGCTGGGCGATCAATACCGCCATTGGATTAACTTTCCCAGCGAGCCATCGCTAAATTAAGTTGGAAATTAGAGGTTGGAAGTTAGAAAAGATGACGATTAGTAAAAAGTGGGGAGCAGGCTGCGCAATTCTGGTTCAGGCTTAGGTTAAACCTAAGCTGCATCTATTTCCGCAGGCTTTGCCTGCTTTTTTTAATTCATCTGAAAAATGATAGCAACAGGCAGAGCCTATAGAAATAGAAAAGACAAGGCTT from Bacteroidales bacterium carries:
- a CDS encoding RNA methyltransferase, which codes for MNIDPKLKPLLLEYLTGFVSDNKRAKFEAIVQQRTRYITVVLEDLYQPHNASAVLRSCDCFGIQDVHIIENANAYEVNPDVALGSSKWLDLIRYNATENNTPEAIATLKSKGYRIVATTPHQHEVTLQKLDLNKGPVALFFGTEMRGLTPDALAGADEFMIIPMYGFTESFNISVSVALSLFHLTGELRNSTIPWQLSNEEQIDTKLEWVRRAVKSSEGLIKEFLRKQAVK
- a CDS encoding YqgE/AlgH family protein; the protein is MENLDDILHIKGNKVKPAPGKILISEPFLFDHYFKRSVVLLADHNKEGSFGVIINKPMAVDFNEVVKNFPGFGDDLYLGGPVSTSNLFYIHTLGDQIIDSVLIRKGLYWGGDVERIKELLLLGQLNKHNIRFFVGYAGWMPRQLDMELKRDSWLVADITTRQIMHGSAENLWKDSLLRLGDQYRHWINFPSEPSLN
- a CDS encoding serine hydrolase, whose amino-acid sequence is MKNRFLTQAFLMIFAGLLAFAPGIHAQKDNLNKQLSTLDDYYAKARVDWEVPALAVAIVKNGQIVFEKGYGQRDINSGGTTDQNTMFAVASNTKAFTAAALAILVDEGLIHWDDPVTEYLPWFRMYDPYVTAHMTIRDLLTHRSGLATFSGDLIWYGSTYSRREVIERARFLKPMYGFRENFGYSNIMYIAAGEIIPAVTGKSWDDFIREHFFEPLHMTRSITSTTQLDKFENVATPHTDFNDEVVTIEYLNWDNVAAAGAIISSVHDMSQWLMLQLNHGIVKDDTIFSPARSREMWSQNTVQNVSGFSEKTWPTTFFKSYGLGWGLNNYLGHKIVSHSGGYDGMISYTCLVPDENLGFVILTNKNSSLYYPLIYQTLDVMLGGIDKDWSAFILDRNRPHKDEPARKKEPTPAEKYDNTSPSVPLQEYTGTYSGQLYGDANVYLRDDTLMVQLVPSPLFLGTLRHLYFDTFEITFTNLPSLPKGTVQFVQDAQANIHEMKIDVPNPDFDFTELEFIKGRL
- a CDS encoding 30S ribosomal protein THX — protein: MGKGDMKTKRGKRIRGSYGKVRPRQQQSVVKQTEKHLMSEHLIEEVAVPEAAKKETKKAMEEKAAPVAAKKETKKAVEEKAVPEAAKKETKKAIEEKAAPEEAKKETKKAAEEKVAPEAAKKETKKAVEEKAVPEAAKKETKKAVEEKAVPEEAKEETKKTTKKEPDKEK
- the murD gene encoding UDP-N-acetylmuramoyl-L-alanine--D-glutamate ligase, producing the protein MKALLQRYLQSGKVLLLGFGREGQSTYRYLRHHFPKLPLAIADRNENSDTTAIAGDSNIALHLGENYLDAIKVYDVIIKSPGVQLSSHKHMLHGKVLLSQAGLFLECYGRQIIGITGTKGKSTTSSLISHILNKAGRDAVLVGNIGKPAFDFIDKINAQTLIVFELSAHQLEYVHHAPHIAILLNFFEEHLDYFGGMDAYVSAKMNIVRYQNQQDHLIFDKENERIFQQLHMLSHAARLHPIDPTAERDERSGTLVGNHNKKNIAAARQACQLAGLSEAEINLGISTFQSLEHRLEWVGNFCGRDFYNDSISTIPESTIEAVKTIDKTYMLILGGFDRGINYGVLAEFLAKSNVQLLVFTGAAGRRMAQLFVPHCRSDQEMVVVEKFDEIARYFDKIPTGRACLLSPAAASYDEFTNFEERGKTYKKMAEYLGASCH
- a CDS encoding NAD-dependent deacylase yields the protein MPTLERRLLKAAQLMRTAENLIAFTGAGVSVESGIPPFRGPSGLWQKYDPQVLDLGYFYQNPLDSWRVIKEIFYDFFGKAKPNAAHLALAKLEQMGLLRCIVTQNIDNLHQEAGNTIIHEFHGNSQILRCTKCDRHYPAGEVDLEVLPPKCQHCGGLLKPDFIFFGEAIPVDAFQQSQAAARIADVLVIIGSTGEVMPASQIPVIAKQSGATIIEINPEPSHYTNAITDIYLGGKAGEIMPRLMRKIENNSPSKN